The following proteins are encoded in a genomic region of Syngnathus acus chromosome 22, fSynAcu1.2, whole genome shotgun sequence:
- the eml1 gene encoding echinoderm microtubule-associated protein-like 1 isoform X3: MNMKKRYFKRHTSDDSASASSSMEVTDRIASLEQRVQMQEDEIQLLKSALADVVRRLNASEEQQAMSSRRGPTKEPPLMRKSPSADSHVGKSARPMIATLPLRPSVNNGTILPKKGGGTLPSPSGSGSRKDTGTASTRSTVRRANSNEHVGSLTRKDSGDAKGNRTRAGSTGSNSSGKRSDSKQRDPVFNAGMRRVTHCKEEGYVKMYLKGRPITMFMPKDQVDGYCLEARADLPANKLKLDWVYGYRGRDCRSNLYLLPTGETVYFIASVVVLFNVDEQLQRHYTGHTDDIKCLAVHPDKITIATGQVAGTSLEGKLAPHIRVWDSVSLNTLHVLGAAYFERALVCLAFSKSNGGNTLCVVDDSNDHVLSVWDWQREDRLAEVKTSNDTVFAADFHPTDSNILVTCGKSHLHFWNLEKGVLVKKQGLFEKHEKPKFLLCVTFAENGDTITGDSSGNILVWGKGTNRISHVIHGAHEGSIFALCMLRNGTLLSGGKDSRLISWDSGYQQIQTVEVPDLFGPIRTVAEGRGETVLIGTTKNFVLQGSLDGEFVPITQGHTDELWGLAVHPCRPHFLTCGYDRQVCMWDSSSHQLVWSKNMEDTAQSADFHPSGSVVAIGTQIGRWLVLDTDSKDLVTVHTDGNEQLSVMSFGPDGNFLAIGSHDSYIYIYAVAENGRKYSRVGKCSGHSSFITHLDWSVDSQYLVSNSGDYEILYWIPSVCKQVVSMETIRDIEWATHTCTLGFQVFGMWSDGSDGTDINAGSRSNDKSLLATGDDFGKVHLFSFPCSQFRAPSHVYGGHSSHVTNVTFLYNDSCLVSTGGKDMSVMQWRIV; encoded by the exons ATGAACATGAAGAAGCGCTACTTCAAAAGACACACATCAG ATGACAGCGCGTCAGCATCCAGCAGCATGGAGGTCACAGACCGGATCGCCTCCCTGGAGCAGAGGGTCCAGATGCAGGAGGACGAGATCCAGCTGCTCAAATCCGCTCTGGCCGACGTGGTCCGTCGGCTCAACGCGTCTGAGGAGCAGCAAGCCATGAGCTCACGACGAGGGCCAACCAAAG AGCCTCCTTTGATGAGAAAGTCACCCTCGGCAGACAGCCATGTTGGGAAGTCAG CCCGGCCAATGATCGCCACCCTGCCGTTAAGACCTTCAGTGAACAACGGGACCATCCTACCAAAGAAAGGCGGTGGCACTCTGCCATCCCCGTCTGGATCTGGATCCAGGAAGGACACCGGCACAGCATCCACCAGGAG CACGGTGAGGAGAGCCAATTCCAACGAGCATGTCGGGTCTCTCACGCGGAAGGACTCGGGCGACGCCAAGGGCAACCGAACTCGGGCCGGGTCGACGGGAAGCAATTCCAGTGGCAAAAGAAGTGACAG CAAGCAGAGGGACCCGGTGTTCAATGCAG GGATGCGACGTGTGACACACTGCAAAG AGGAAGGTtatgtgaaaatgtatttgaaaggCCGTCCCATCACCATGTTCATGCCCAAAGACCAAGTGGACGGCTACTGTTTGGAAGCCAGAGCCGACCTTCCGGCTAACAAACTCAAACTGGACTGGgt ATACGGTTACCGCGGTCGAGACTGCCGTTCTAATCTTTACTTGTTGCCCACCGGAGAAACTGTGTACTTCATTGCTTCTGTGGTTGTCCTCTTCAACGTGGATGAGCAGTTGCAGAGACACTACACTGGACACACGGACGACATTAAATG CTTGGCAGTCCACCCTGATAAAATCACCATAGCAACCGGGCAGGTTGCCGGCACCTCTTTGGAGGGTAAA TTGGCTCCACATATTCGCGTGTGGGACTCTGTCAGCCTCAACACGCTTCATGTTCTGGGAGCGGCTTACTTTGAGCGAGCGCTTGTCTGCTTGGCTTTCTCTAAGTCG AATGGAGGAAACACGCTTTGCGTTGTTGACGACTCGAATGATCACGTGCTGTCTGTTTGGGACTGGCAGCGAGAAGACAGACTGGCTGAGGTCAAG ACGTCCAACGACACAGTCTTTGCTGCAGACTTTCACCCGACTGACAGCAATATCCTGGTGACTTGTGGCAAGTCACACCTCCATTTTTGGAACTTGGAAAAAGGCGTGCTGGTCAAGAAGCAAGGACTTTTCGAG AAACATGAGAAGCCCAAATTCCTCTTATGCGTGACCTTTGCAGAAAATGGAGATACCATCACTGGCGACTCAAGTGGAAACATATTGGTGTGGGGAAAAG GCACTAATCGCATCAGTCACGTCATCCACGGAGCTCACGAAGGCAGCATCTTTGCTCTGTGCATGCTGAGGAATGGCACGCTGTTGTCCGGAGGCAAAGACTCCCGCCTCATCTCTTGGGATAGCGGCTACCAGCAGATCCAAACAGTGGAG GTGCCAGATTTGTTTGGGCCCATCCGAACTGTAGCAGAGGGCAGAGGTGAGACTGTTCTCATCGGAACCACAAAGAACTTTGTTTTGCAAGGCAGCTTGGATGGAGAGTTTGTGCCCATTACTCAG GGTCACACAGATGAGTTGTGGGGTCTGGCTGTGCACCCCTGTAGGCCCCACTTTCTCACGTGTGGTTATGATAGACAAGTGTGTATGTGGGATTCCAGTTCACATCAACTTGTCTGGAGTAAAAACATGGAA GACACTGCCCAATCTGCAGACTTCCACCCGTCTGGATCTGTTGTTGCTATAGGAACCCAGATTGGCAG GTGGCTGGTGCTGGACACTGACTCAAAGGATTTGGTCACAGTGCACACAGACGGAAATGAACAACTTTCTGTTATGAGCTTTGGCCCAg ACGGCAACTTTCTGGCCATCGGCTCTCATGACAGCTACATCTATATCTATGCCGTGGCAGAAAATGGCAGGAAGTACAGCAGGGTGGGCAAGTGCTCA GGTCACTCTAGTTTCATCACCCATCTGGACTGGTCAGTGGATTCCCAGTACTTGGTGTCTAACTCAGGAGACTATGAGATACTATACT GGATCCCATCCGTGTGCAAGCAGGTGGTCAGCATGGAGACCATCAGAGATATTGAATGGGCCACACACACCTGCACTCTCGGTTTTCAGGTTTTTG GCATGTGGTCCGATGGCTCGGACGGCACCGACATCAATGCTGGAAGCAGATCCAATGATAAGAGCCTTCTTGCTACTGGTGACGACTTTGGGAAGGTCCACCTCTTCTCCTTCCCCTGTTCTCAGTTCAGG GCTCCCAGCCATGTTTACGGTGGCCACAGCAGCCACGTGACCAACGTGACGTTCCTGTATAACGACAGCTGCCTGGTGTCCACCGGAGGGAAGGACATGAGTGTGATGCAATGGAGGATAGTCTGA
- the eml1 gene encoding echinoderm microtubule-associated protein-like 1 isoform X2, giving the protein MEDGFSSYSSLYDTSSLLQFCNDDSASASSSMEVTDRIASLEQRVQMQEDEIQLLKSALADVVRRLNASEEQQAMSSRRGPTKEPPLMRKSPSADSHVGKSARPMIATLPLRPSVNNGTILPKKGGGTLPSPSGSGSRKDTGTASTRSTVRRANSNEHVGSLTRKDSGDAKGNRTRAGSTGSNSSGKRSDSKQRDPVFNAEEGYVKMYLKGRPITMFMPKDQVDGYCLEARADLPANKLKLDWVYGYRGRDCRSNLYLLPTGETVYFIASVVVLFNVDEQLQRHYTGHTDDIKCLAVHPDKITIATGQVAGTSLEGKLAPHIRVWDSVSLNTLHVLGAAYFERALVCLAFSKSNGGNTLCVVDDSNDHVLSVWDWQREDRLAEVKTSNDTVFAADFHPTDSNILVTCGKSHLHFWNLEKGVLVKKQGLFEKHEKPKFLLCVTFAENGDTITGDSSGNILVWGKGTNRISHVIHGAHEGSIFALCMLRNGTLLSGGKDSRLISWDSGYQQIQTVEVPDLFGPIRTVAEGRGETVLIGTTKNFVLQGSLDGEFVPITQGHTDELWGLAVHPCRPHFLTCGYDRQVCMWDSSSHQLVWSKNMEDTAQSADFHPSGSVVAIGTQIGRWLVLDTDSKDLVTVHTDGNEQLSVMSFGPDGNFLAIGSHDSYIYIYAVAENGRKYSRVGKCSGHSSFITHLDWSVDSQYLVSNSGDYEILYWIPSVCKQVVSMETIRDIEWATHTCTLGFQVFGMWSDGSDGTDINAGSRSNDKSLLATGDDFGKVHLFSFPCSQFRAPSHVYGGHSSHVTNVTFLYNDSCLVSTGGKDMSVMQWRIV; this is encoded by the exons ATGACAGCGCGTCAGCATCCAGCAGCATGGAGGTCACAGACCGGATCGCCTCCCTGGAGCAGAGGGTCCAGATGCAGGAGGACGAGATCCAGCTGCTCAAATCCGCTCTGGCCGACGTGGTCCGTCGGCTCAACGCGTCTGAGGAGCAGCAAGCCATGAGCTCACGACGAGGGCCAACCAAAG AGCCTCCTTTGATGAGAAAGTCACCCTCGGCAGACAGCCATGTTGGGAAGTCAG CCCGGCCAATGATCGCCACCCTGCCGTTAAGACCTTCAGTGAACAACGGGACCATCCTACCAAAGAAAGGCGGTGGCACTCTGCCATCCCCGTCTGGATCTGGATCCAGGAAGGACACCGGCACAGCATCCACCAGGAG CACGGTGAGGAGAGCCAATTCCAACGAGCATGTCGGGTCTCTCACGCGGAAGGACTCGGGCGACGCCAAGGGCAACCGAACTCGGGCCGGGTCGACGGGAAGCAATTCCAGTGGCAAAAGAAGTGACAG CAAGCAGAGGGACCCGGTGTTCAATGCAG AGGAAGGTtatgtgaaaatgtatttgaaaggCCGTCCCATCACCATGTTCATGCCCAAAGACCAAGTGGACGGCTACTGTTTGGAAGCCAGAGCCGACCTTCCGGCTAACAAACTCAAACTGGACTGGgt ATACGGTTACCGCGGTCGAGACTGCCGTTCTAATCTTTACTTGTTGCCCACCGGAGAAACTGTGTACTTCATTGCTTCTGTGGTTGTCCTCTTCAACGTGGATGAGCAGTTGCAGAGACACTACACTGGACACACGGACGACATTAAATG CTTGGCAGTCCACCCTGATAAAATCACCATAGCAACCGGGCAGGTTGCCGGCACCTCTTTGGAGGGTAAA TTGGCTCCACATATTCGCGTGTGGGACTCTGTCAGCCTCAACACGCTTCATGTTCTGGGAGCGGCTTACTTTGAGCGAGCGCTTGTCTGCTTGGCTTTCTCTAAGTCG AATGGAGGAAACACGCTTTGCGTTGTTGACGACTCGAATGATCACGTGCTGTCTGTTTGGGACTGGCAGCGAGAAGACAGACTGGCTGAGGTCAAG ACGTCCAACGACACAGTCTTTGCTGCAGACTTTCACCCGACTGACAGCAATATCCTGGTGACTTGTGGCAAGTCACACCTCCATTTTTGGAACTTGGAAAAAGGCGTGCTGGTCAAGAAGCAAGGACTTTTCGAG AAACATGAGAAGCCCAAATTCCTCTTATGCGTGACCTTTGCAGAAAATGGAGATACCATCACTGGCGACTCAAGTGGAAACATATTGGTGTGGGGAAAAG GCACTAATCGCATCAGTCACGTCATCCACGGAGCTCACGAAGGCAGCATCTTTGCTCTGTGCATGCTGAGGAATGGCACGCTGTTGTCCGGAGGCAAAGACTCCCGCCTCATCTCTTGGGATAGCGGCTACCAGCAGATCCAAACAGTGGAG GTGCCAGATTTGTTTGGGCCCATCCGAACTGTAGCAGAGGGCAGAGGTGAGACTGTTCTCATCGGAACCACAAAGAACTTTGTTTTGCAAGGCAGCTTGGATGGAGAGTTTGTGCCCATTACTCAG GGTCACACAGATGAGTTGTGGGGTCTGGCTGTGCACCCCTGTAGGCCCCACTTTCTCACGTGTGGTTATGATAGACAAGTGTGTATGTGGGATTCCAGTTCACATCAACTTGTCTGGAGTAAAAACATGGAA GACACTGCCCAATCTGCAGACTTCCACCCGTCTGGATCTGTTGTTGCTATAGGAACCCAGATTGGCAG GTGGCTGGTGCTGGACACTGACTCAAAGGATTTGGTCACAGTGCACACAGACGGAAATGAACAACTTTCTGTTATGAGCTTTGGCCCAg ACGGCAACTTTCTGGCCATCGGCTCTCATGACAGCTACATCTATATCTATGCCGTGGCAGAAAATGGCAGGAAGTACAGCAGGGTGGGCAAGTGCTCA GGTCACTCTAGTTTCATCACCCATCTGGACTGGTCAGTGGATTCCCAGTACTTGGTGTCTAACTCAGGAGACTATGAGATACTATACT GGATCCCATCCGTGTGCAAGCAGGTGGTCAGCATGGAGACCATCAGAGATATTGAATGGGCCACACACACCTGCACTCTCGGTTTTCAGGTTTTTG GCATGTGGTCCGATGGCTCGGACGGCACCGACATCAATGCTGGAAGCAGATCCAATGATAAGAGCCTTCTTGCTACTGGTGACGACTTTGGGAAGGTCCACCTCTTCTCCTTCCCCTGTTCTCAGTTCAGG GCTCCCAGCCATGTTTACGGTGGCCACAGCAGCCACGTGACCAACGTGACGTTCCTGTATAACGACAGCTGCCTGGTGTCCACCGGAGGGAAGGACATGAGTGTGATGCAATGGAGGATAGTCTGA
- the eml1 gene encoding echinoderm microtubule-associated protein-like 1 isoform X5: MEDGFSSYSSLYDTSSLLQFCNDDSASASSSMEVTDRIASLEQRVQMQEDEIQLLKSALADVVRRLNASEEQQAMSSRRGPTKARPMIATLPLRPSVNNGTILPKKGGGTLPSPSGSGSRKDTGTASTRSTVRRANSNEHVGSLTRKDSGDAKGNRTRAGSTGSNSSGKRSDSKQRDPVFNAGMRRVTHCKEEGYVKMYLKGRPITMFMPKDQVDGYCLEARADLPANKLKLDWVYGYRGRDCRSNLYLLPTGETVYFIASVVVLFNVDEQLQRHYTGHTDDIKCLAVHPDKITIATGQVAGTSLEGKLAPHIRVWDSVSLNTLHVLGAAYFERALVCLAFSKSNGGNTLCVVDDSNDHVLSVWDWQREDRLAEVKTSNDTVFAADFHPTDSNILVTCGKSHLHFWNLEKGVLVKKQGLFEKHEKPKFLLCVTFAENGDTITGDSSGNILVWGKGTNRISHVIHGAHEGSIFALCMLRNGTLLSGGKDSRLISWDSGYQQIQTVEVPDLFGPIRTVAEGRGETVLIGTTKNFVLQGSLDGEFVPITQGHTDELWGLAVHPCRPHFLTCGYDRQVCMWDSSSHQLVWSKNMEDTAQSADFHPSGSVVAIGTQIGRWLVLDTDSKDLVTVHTDGNEQLSVMSFGPDGNFLAIGSHDSYIYIYAVAENGRKYSRVGKCSGHSSFITHLDWSVDSQYLVSNSGDYEILYWIPSVCKQVVSMETIRDIEWATHTCTLGFQVFGMWSDGSDGTDINAGSRSNDKSLLATGDDFGKVHLFSFPCSQFRAPSHVYGGHSSHVTNVTFLYNDSCLVSTGGKDMSVMQWRIV, from the exons ATGACAGCGCGTCAGCATCCAGCAGCATGGAGGTCACAGACCGGATCGCCTCCCTGGAGCAGAGGGTCCAGATGCAGGAGGACGAGATCCAGCTGCTCAAATCCGCTCTGGCCGACGTGGTCCGTCGGCTCAACGCGTCTGAGGAGCAGCAAGCCATGAGCTCACGACGAGGGCCAACCAAAG CCCGGCCAATGATCGCCACCCTGCCGTTAAGACCTTCAGTGAACAACGGGACCATCCTACCAAAGAAAGGCGGTGGCACTCTGCCATCCCCGTCTGGATCTGGATCCAGGAAGGACACCGGCACAGCATCCACCAGGAG CACGGTGAGGAGAGCCAATTCCAACGAGCATGTCGGGTCTCTCACGCGGAAGGACTCGGGCGACGCCAAGGGCAACCGAACTCGGGCCGGGTCGACGGGAAGCAATTCCAGTGGCAAAAGAAGTGACAG CAAGCAGAGGGACCCGGTGTTCAATGCAG GGATGCGACGTGTGACACACTGCAAAG AGGAAGGTtatgtgaaaatgtatttgaaaggCCGTCCCATCACCATGTTCATGCCCAAAGACCAAGTGGACGGCTACTGTTTGGAAGCCAGAGCCGACCTTCCGGCTAACAAACTCAAACTGGACTGGgt ATACGGTTACCGCGGTCGAGACTGCCGTTCTAATCTTTACTTGTTGCCCACCGGAGAAACTGTGTACTTCATTGCTTCTGTGGTTGTCCTCTTCAACGTGGATGAGCAGTTGCAGAGACACTACACTGGACACACGGACGACATTAAATG CTTGGCAGTCCACCCTGATAAAATCACCATAGCAACCGGGCAGGTTGCCGGCACCTCTTTGGAGGGTAAA TTGGCTCCACATATTCGCGTGTGGGACTCTGTCAGCCTCAACACGCTTCATGTTCTGGGAGCGGCTTACTTTGAGCGAGCGCTTGTCTGCTTGGCTTTCTCTAAGTCG AATGGAGGAAACACGCTTTGCGTTGTTGACGACTCGAATGATCACGTGCTGTCTGTTTGGGACTGGCAGCGAGAAGACAGACTGGCTGAGGTCAAG ACGTCCAACGACACAGTCTTTGCTGCAGACTTTCACCCGACTGACAGCAATATCCTGGTGACTTGTGGCAAGTCACACCTCCATTTTTGGAACTTGGAAAAAGGCGTGCTGGTCAAGAAGCAAGGACTTTTCGAG AAACATGAGAAGCCCAAATTCCTCTTATGCGTGACCTTTGCAGAAAATGGAGATACCATCACTGGCGACTCAAGTGGAAACATATTGGTGTGGGGAAAAG GCACTAATCGCATCAGTCACGTCATCCACGGAGCTCACGAAGGCAGCATCTTTGCTCTGTGCATGCTGAGGAATGGCACGCTGTTGTCCGGAGGCAAAGACTCCCGCCTCATCTCTTGGGATAGCGGCTACCAGCAGATCCAAACAGTGGAG GTGCCAGATTTGTTTGGGCCCATCCGAACTGTAGCAGAGGGCAGAGGTGAGACTGTTCTCATCGGAACCACAAAGAACTTTGTTTTGCAAGGCAGCTTGGATGGAGAGTTTGTGCCCATTACTCAG GGTCACACAGATGAGTTGTGGGGTCTGGCTGTGCACCCCTGTAGGCCCCACTTTCTCACGTGTGGTTATGATAGACAAGTGTGTATGTGGGATTCCAGTTCACATCAACTTGTCTGGAGTAAAAACATGGAA GACACTGCCCAATCTGCAGACTTCCACCCGTCTGGATCTGTTGTTGCTATAGGAACCCAGATTGGCAG GTGGCTGGTGCTGGACACTGACTCAAAGGATTTGGTCACAGTGCACACAGACGGAAATGAACAACTTTCTGTTATGAGCTTTGGCCCAg ACGGCAACTTTCTGGCCATCGGCTCTCATGACAGCTACATCTATATCTATGCCGTGGCAGAAAATGGCAGGAAGTACAGCAGGGTGGGCAAGTGCTCA GGTCACTCTAGTTTCATCACCCATCTGGACTGGTCAGTGGATTCCCAGTACTTGGTGTCTAACTCAGGAGACTATGAGATACTATACT GGATCCCATCCGTGTGCAAGCAGGTGGTCAGCATGGAGACCATCAGAGATATTGAATGGGCCACACACACCTGCACTCTCGGTTTTCAGGTTTTTG GCATGTGGTCCGATGGCTCGGACGGCACCGACATCAATGCTGGAAGCAGATCCAATGATAAGAGCCTTCTTGCTACTGGTGACGACTTTGGGAAGGTCCACCTCTTCTCCTTCCCCTGTTCTCAGTTCAGG GCTCCCAGCCATGTTTACGGTGGCCACAGCAGCCACGTGACCAACGTGACGTTCCTGTATAACGACAGCTGCCTGGTGTCCACCGGAGGGAAGGACATGAGTGTGATGCAATGGAGGATAGTCTGA
- the eml1 gene encoding echinoderm microtubule-associated protein-like 1 isoform X6, which translates to MEDGFSSYSSLYDTSSLLQFCNDDSASASSSMEVTDRIASLEQRVQMQEDEIQLLKSALADVVRRLNASEEQQAMSSRRGPTKARPMIATLPLRPSVNNGTILPKKGGGTLPSPSGSGSRKDTGTASTRSTVRRANSNEHVGSLTRKDSGDAKGNRTRAGSTGSNSSGKRSDSKQRDPVFNAEEGYVKMYLKGRPITMFMPKDQVDGYCLEARADLPANKLKLDWVYGYRGRDCRSNLYLLPTGETVYFIASVVVLFNVDEQLQRHYTGHTDDIKCLAVHPDKITIATGQVAGTSLEGKLAPHIRVWDSVSLNTLHVLGAAYFERALVCLAFSKSNGGNTLCVVDDSNDHVLSVWDWQREDRLAEVKTSNDTVFAADFHPTDSNILVTCGKSHLHFWNLEKGVLVKKQGLFEKHEKPKFLLCVTFAENGDTITGDSSGNILVWGKGTNRISHVIHGAHEGSIFALCMLRNGTLLSGGKDSRLISWDSGYQQIQTVEVPDLFGPIRTVAEGRGETVLIGTTKNFVLQGSLDGEFVPITQGHTDELWGLAVHPCRPHFLTCGYDRQVCMWDSSSHQLVWSKNMEDTAQSADFHPSGSVVAIGTQIGRWLVLDTDSKDLVTVHTDGNEQLSVMSFGPDGNFLAIGSHDSYIYIYAVAENGRKYSRVGKCSGHSSFITHLDWSVDSQYLVSNSGDYEILYWIPSVCKQVVSMETIRDIEWATHTCTLGFQVFGMWSDGSDGTDINAGSRSNDKSLLATGDDFGKVHLFSFPCSQFRAPSHVYGGHSSHVTNVTFLYNDSCLVSTGGKDMSVMQWRIV; encoded by the exons ATGACAGCGCGTCAGCATCCAGCAGCATGGAGGTCACAGACCGGATCGCCTCCCTGGAGCAGAGGGTCCAGATGCAGGAGGACGAGATCCAGCTGCTCAAATCCGCTCTGGCCGACGTGGTCCGTCGGCTCAACGCGTCTGAGGAGCAGCAAGCCATGAGCTCACGACGAGGGCCAACCAAAG CCCGGCCAATGATCGCCACCCTGCCGTTAAGACCTTCAGTGAACAACGGGACCATCCTACCAAAGAAAGGCGGTGGCACTCTGCCATCCCCGTCTGGATCTGGATCCAGGAAGGACACCGGCACAGCATCCACCAGGAG CACGGTGAGGAGAGCCAATTCCAACGAGCATGTCGGGTCTCTCACGCGGAAGGACTCGGGCGACGCCAAGGGCAACCGAACTCGGGCCGGGTCGACGGGAAGCAATTCCAGTGGCAAAAGAAGTGACAG CAAGCAGAGGGACCCGGTGTTCAATGCAG AGGAAGGTtatgtgaaaatgtatttgaaaggCCGTCCCATCACCATGTTCATGCCCAAAGACCAAGTGGACGGCTACTGTTTGGAAGCCAGAGCCGACCTTCCGGCTAACAAACTCAAACTGGACTGGgt ATACGGTTACCGCGGTCGAGACTGCCGTTCTAATCTTTACTTGTTGCCCACCGGAGAAACTGTGTACTTCATTGCTTCTGTGGTTGTCCTCTTCAACGTGGATGAGCAGTTGCAGAGACACTACACTGGACACACGGACGACATTAAATG CTTGGCAGTCCACCCTGATAAAATCACCATAGCAACCGGGCAGGTTGCCGGCACCTCTTTGGAGGGTAAA TTGGCTCCACATATTCGCGTGTGGGACTCTGTCAGCCTCAACACGCTTCATGTTCTGGGAGCGGCTTACTTTGAGCGAGCGCTTGTCTGCTTGGCTTTCTCTAAGTCG AATGGAGGAAACACGCTTTGCGTTGTTGACGACTCGAATGATCACGTGCTGTCTGTTTGGGACTGGCAGCGAGAAGACAGACTGGCTGAGGTCAAG ACGTCCAACGACACAGTCTTTGCTGCAGACTTTCACCCGACTGACAGCAATATCCTGGTGACTTGTGGCAAGTCACACCTCCATTTTTGGAACTTGGAAAAAGGCGTGCTGGTCAAGAAGCAAGGACTTTTCGAG AAACATGAGAAGCCCAAATTCCTCTTATGCGTGACCTTTGCAGAAAATGGAGATACCATCACTGGCGACTCAAGTGGAAACATATTGGTGTGGGGAAAAG GCACTAATCGCATCAGTCACGTCATCCACGGAGCTCACGAAGGCAGCATCTTTGCTCTGTGCATGCTGAGGAATGGCACGCTGTTGTCCGGAGGCAAAGACTCCCGCCTCATCTCTTGGGATAGCGGCTACCAGCAGATCCAAACAGTGGAG GTGCCAGATTTGTTTGGGCCCATCCGAACTGTAGCAGAGGGCAGAGGTGAGACTGTTCTCATCGGAACCACAAAGAACTTTGTTTTGCAAGGCAGCTTGGATGGAGAGTTTGTGCCCATTACTCAG GGTCACACAGATGAGTTGTGGGGTCTGGCTGTGCACCCCTGTAGGCCCCACTTTCTCACGTGTGGTTATGATAGACAAGTGTGTATGTGGGATTCCAGTTCACATCAACTTGTCTGGAGTAAAAACATGGAA GACACTGCCCAATCTGCAGACTTCCACCCGTCTGGATCTGTTGTTGCTATAGGAACCCAGATTGGCAG GTGGCTGGTGCTGGACACTGACTCAAAGGATTTGGTCACAGTGCACACAGACGGAAATGAACAACTTTCTGTTATGAGCTTTGGCCCAg ACGGCAACTTTCTGGCCATCGGCTCTCATGACAGCTACATCTATATCTATGCCGTGGCAGAAAATGGCAGGAAGTACAGCAGGGTGGGCAAGTGCTCA GGTCACTCTAGTTTCATCACCCATCTGGACTGGTCAGTGGATTCCCAGTACTTGGTGTCTAACTCAGGAGACTATGAGATACTATACT GGATCCCATCCGTGTGCAAGCAGGTGGTCAGCATGGAGACCATCAGAGATATTGAATGGGCCACACACACCTGCACTCTCGGTTTTCAGGTTTTTG GCATGTGGTCCGATGGCTCGGACGGCACCGACATCAATGCTGGAAGCAGATCCAATGATAAGAGCCTTCTTGCTACTGGTGACGACTTTGGGAAGGTCCACCTCTTCTCCTTCCCCTGTTCTCAGTTCAGG GCTCCCAGCCATGTTTACGGTGGCCACAGCAGCCACGTGACCAACGTGACGTTCCTGTATAACGACAGCTGCCTGGTGTCCACCGGAGGGAAGGACATGAGTGTGATGCAATGGAGGATAGTCTGA